ACATCAGCGATGTTGGTATGTGCGGTGATTATGATTCTTCACTTGGTATGGATAAGGAAGAGCCCCTGAATCGATTCCTCACAAAAATAAGTAAGAATCGTGTAGAACCAGCTAAAGGCACGGCTACTGTTTGTGGAGTGATGGTGATCACTGATGATAAAACAGGTCTGGCGCTATCCATCTCTCCCTTACGGGCTGGCGGCAAGCTAACCCCGGTCTGGCCATCGTGAATCAACCTTCTTCATGAATCAGGATCTCTTTTGGGACAGAAATTTTGGAAAAATCAGCTATGATTTTTGTTGCATCATAAATACGACGCATAAGTGCTAAACGATTAGCTCGAATCTCTTCATCATCAACATTGACCATCACCTTCTCAAAGAAGTTATCTACTGGCAAACGCAACTTTGAAAGAGCTGATATAGCAGTAGCATAATCTTCGATTTGAACCGCCTCTTCTATTTCTGTTTCGGCGTGACTGATGGCATCAACCAAAATCGTCTCTTCGCTAGCTTGAAAGAAATCAGGAATAGTTTCCTTGAAAATCCGTGTTCCTTTCTTCTTCTCTGCAGCGAGAATATTAATAGCACGTTTGATTCCCACTAATAGATTCTTTCCATCTTCTGTCTCTAAAAATGAACCTAGAGAGTCAACGCGGCGGGTAATTGCAAGAAGATTATCAGACATAGGTGTAATCACTGCATCAATCAAATCATAACGTGCACCTGAGTCTTTAAGATAGCTCCTTAATCGCTTATGAAAAAAGGAGAGAAGATCACTGTTAACTTTTTGAGCAAGAGGAAGACGAAGTTGATTGACTAAAATGAGTCGTATGATGCCAAAAGCTGCACGTCTGAGTGCATAAGGATCTTTTGATCCGGTTGGTTTCTGATTAATTGACCAAAAGCTAATCAGCATATCAAGCTTATCTGCAATCGCAACGGTAACACTTACTGGGTTTATGGGGACACTGTCACTAATCCCAAGGGGTGAATGATGTTCTTGACAAGCCAAAATAATATCAGTGTCCTCCCCCAAAAATTCTGCATAATGACGACCCATTATTCCCTGAAGTTCTGGAAATTCGGAAACCATGGCTGAACTTAAATCAGCCTTACAGATTTCGGCAGCACGCCTAGCTTTTCCAATAGCAGCACCAATCATTGAAGCAATCTCTGCTGCTAATACGACAATACGGTTCACCCGTTCAGCTTGAGAACCAAGCGCTGCATGGAAGGTCACCTTATTAAGATTTTCCAACCATGGCTTAAACCCTTCAGATTCAATCGTTTTCAAATCCATTTCCCAAAAAAACTTGGCATCTGATAAGCGTGCATTAATAACTTTGGCATTGCCCCTTGCTATTTCAATTCCTCCATCCCTAGCCTCTATATTGGATACTAATAGGAAATGATTCGATAGTTTCTTTCCTTTGCGCAATAAAAAGCATTTTTGATGATCTTTGATCGTTAACCGAATAACCTCAGAAGGAAGATGAAGATATTCTTTGTTAAATTCACTAATGAGTGTGACAGGCCATTCAACTAAATTACTGACCTCTTCTAGTAAATTGTTGTCCTGAAAAAGCTCTAGATTCCGTGTAAAAGCAATATTTTGAGCATTGTCTCTGATAATTTCCTTCCGCCGCTCTGCATCCAGAATCACTCTTGTCTTTTCCAATGAGACAACATAGTCATCAAAATTCTCTATTTTAATAGGATGAGATGCATGGAAACGGTGACCATAGGTAATATTACTGGAGATAATCCCTCCAACTTCAAATTCAATCACAATCGGCTTTTCAAGTTCATAGCTCAACGTACACAGAATGGACTGTAAAGGTCGCACCCATCTTAGACTATTAAGATTAGCCGATTGGGGCCCCCAACGCATAGATTTAGACCAGGGAAACGTTTGGATAATATTCGGGATGATCTCCGCAATCATCTCCTCAGTTGCTCTAATTGGCCTTTCAACTATGGCAACATAAAAATCCCCTTTTTGGGGTTCTCTCCTTATTTCAGCTTGATCGATACTTTCTAATCCGGCCCTACGTAAAAATCCAGAAATCACTTGCTCCGGTGAATTGGTACGTGGACCCCTTTGTTCTGTTTTAAAATAGGAAGAATAATTGGCTAGATTTCGGATATAAAGTGTGAGGCGGCGTGGTGTCCAATATTCTTTGGCTATTCCATAAGTGATCCTAGAATCAACCAATGTTTCCGTGATAAGATTTTTAAGATCAAGTGCTGCTTTTCGCTGCATGCGGGCAGGAATTTCTTCAGAAAACAATTCAAGAAGGAGATCAGGCATGGATTATCAATTTTAGATTACCTCGTTGCAGCGGAGACAAAGATATCAATCTTTTGAAGATCAGTCATCCTAATTTTCGTGACTACATGATCTAAACCATGTTAGAATTGGTCTCAAGTAATATCAGTATCAACGACAGATTTAAATTTAAGCGAGATTATCATCATTCTTCTACGAATTTTTATTATAATTGACACGATCAGAAACCATGTCCCAAACTAAGCTCCATTTCGTAAAAACCATAACGACTCACCGTAGACTTCGTCGTAATCGAATAAAGGATTGGATACGCCGCTTGATTCGCGAACATAGACTCTCTGTTGATGACCTCATTTTACCCCTTTTCATTATAGATGGTGTCGGTATAGAAGAACCCATTCCTTCAATGCCAGGGATTTCTCGATATTCAATCGACAAAGCTCTAGAAGTGGTTTACCAAGCCGCTGACCTTAACATACCTGCGGTTACCCCTTTTCCTAATATCTCTCTTGAACTTAAAGACGAAAAAGGGAGTGAAGTAACTAATCCAGATAATCTTATTTGCCGTTTTACATCAAAAGTAAAAAATCTAAACCTCAACATTGGCATCATCACTGATGCAGCCCTCGATCCATTTACCAACCACGGTCATGATGGGATCTTACGCAATGGTATCATTGTCAATGATGAAAGTGTAAAACAAATTGTAAAAGGCGCTGTTATACAGGCACAAGCTGGAGCTGATATCATCGCTCCCTCTGATATGATGGATGGCAGGATCGGAGCGATAAGGAAGGCACTGGATGCTAATGGATTTCAAAATGTAGGTATCATTTCTTATGCAGCTAAATACGCTTCGGCATTTTATGGCCCTTACCGTCAAGCGATTGGTACAGAAGGATTATTACAAGGAGATAAAAAGACTTATTATATCGATCCTGCAAATACTGAGGATGCAATGCGGGAGGCAAAACTCGATATCGAAGAAGGAGCTGATATGTTAATGGTCAAGCCTGGCATGCCATATCTGGATATTGTTTGGCGCATGAAATCAACCTTTCATATGCCTGTATCTGTTTATCAAGTATCTGGAGAATATGTGATGATTAAAAACATCACTGAAAACAGATTTATTGATGAAAATAGTGCTATGTTAGAGAGCCTCATTGCTTTCAAAAGAGCAGGAGCCGATAATATTTTCACATATTTTGCATTAAAAGCTGCTCGTCTTTTATACCAAGAGGATCGTTAAAGAAGGGAAAATCTAGATAACGGTTTTTCGACTGTGTGGTGCCCAAGAGAGGACTCGAACCTCCACGACCAAAAGGTCACTGGCACCTGAAGCCAGCACGTCTACCAGTTCCGCCACCTGGGCAATGATCTCCTCATATCGCAGTCACTAGAAAGTGTCCATTTCAATGAGAGAATCCTTAAAATGAGGTAACCGATACGATTAAAAAACACGCATTCCCATGACTTCTGTTCCTAAATTTCATAACTGACGAAATGGTCGTTCATGAATTCTTCTTTTCTAACATTCTTTTCTACTACATTAGCTTTTTTGATAATATAGTCAATGACCTTTTCCTCAAAAATAGGAGCAGTTAATATGCTCGCTGCCTCAGAATTGGATTTCAATAGATCAATAATCTTTTGTTTGGATCCAGGATATTTTTGAAGATGCTGATAAACCCCCTTATGCAACTCGGATTCAGTAACTTTTATGCCCGCCTCTTCAGCAATTTTATTAAGAATGAGTCCCAACCGAACTCGGCGGTGAGCAAGTTCCTGATAGTCTTCACGCGCTTCCTTCTCCGTAGTCCCGTCATCTTCGAAAGTCTTACCTTCTTCTTCAAGAGTGTTAACGACTTCTGTCCAGATATTTTTAAATTCTTGTTCCACCATACTCTTTGGCAGTTCAAACTGATATTCTTTATCAAGAAAATCAAGAAGTTGACGCTTAAGCTTCTGGCGAGACAATTCAACATACTGTTTCTCCATTTGCTTCTTGACTCCTTCTTTCAGTTGAGAAAGATTATCTAATCCCAACGATTTTGCCAATTGATTCCCGTTCATAAGCGGGCCAGGCGTGGCAACTTCATGAACCGTAACGTGGAAAACGGCTTCCATGCTGGCAAGATGATCAGGATGATAATCATCCGGAAAAGTAATAGAAAAGCACTTTTTATCACCCGCTTCCATGCCAATCAACTGCTCTTCAAAGCCAGGAATAAAAAAGGTGTCAGTCCCTATAAAAACATGAGCATCTTTATTCATCCCATCTTCGAAAGGATCACCATCAATCGCTCCTGTATAATCGATGGTAACACGATCTTTATAATCGGCTTTCCTTTGTTTTGTTTCATAGATGAGGTTATTTTTAGCCATATTCTCAATTTTCTCGT
Above is a genomic segment from Candidatus Endowatersipora endosymbiont of Watersipora subatra containing:
- the tig gene encoding trigger factor; protein product: MRINMQVREIINEGLKREIQVTVPVEELLTKRDAQLLDLKDKIKINGFRPGRVPRSQMIKLYGKSSMADLINKTIDQETKRLLSDRSEKAAQKPQIIMVEDEIEVEKILSGEKDFVFSIQYEIIPSFEITDFSDLKVEHSVIKISDEDIDEKIENMAKNNLIYETKQRKADYKDRVTIDYTGAIDGDPFEDGMNKDAHVFIGTDTFFIPGFEEQLIGMEAGDKKCFSITFPDDYHPDHLASMEAVFHVTVHEVATPGPLMNGNQLAKSLGLDNLSQLKEGVKKQMEKQYVELSRQKLKRQLLDFLDKEYQFELPKSMVEQEFKNIWTEVVNTLEEEGKTFEDDGTTEKEAREDYQELAHRRVRLGLILNKIAEEAGIKVTESELHKGVYQHLQKYPGSKQKIIDLLKSNSEAASILTAPIFEEKVIDYIIKKANVVEKNVRKEEFMNDHFVSYEI
- the glyS gene encoding glycine--tRNA ligase subunit beta, with translation MPDLLLELFSEEIPARMQRKAALDLKNLITETLVDSRITYGIAKEYWTPRRLTLYIRNLANYSSYFKTEQRGPRTNSPEQVISGFLRRAGLESIDQAEIRREPQKGDFYVAIVERPIRATEEMIAEIIPNIIQTFPWSKSMRWGPQSANLNSLRWVRPLQSILCTLSYELEKPIVIEFEVGGIISSNITYGHRFHASHPIKIENFDDYVVSLEKTRVILDAERRKEIIRDNAQNIAFTRNLELFQDNNLLEEVSNLVEWPVTLISEFNKEYLHLPSEVIRLTIKDHQKCFLLRKGKKLSNHFLLVSNIEARDGGIEIARGNAKVINARLSDAKFFWEMDLKTIESEGFKPWLENLNKVTFHAALGSQAERVNRIVVLAAEIASMIGAAIGKARRAAEICKADLSSAMVSEFPELQGIMGRHYAEFLGEDTDIILACQEHHSPLGISDSVPINPVSVTVAIADKLDMLISFWSINQKPTGSKDPYALRRAAFGIIRLILVNQLRLPLAQKVNSDLLSFFHKRLRSYLKDSGARYDLIDAVITPMSDNLLAITRRVDSLGSFLETEDGKNLLVGIKRAINILAAEKKKGTRIFKETIPDFFQASEETILVDAISHAETEIEEAVQIEDYATAISALSKLRLPVDNFFEKVMVNVDDEEIRANRLALMRRIYDATKIIADFSKISVPKEILIHEEG
- the hemB gene encoding porphobilinogen synthase, with the translated sequence MSQTKLHFVKTITTHRRLRRNRIKDWIRRLIREHRLSVDDLILPLFIIDGVGIEEPIPSMPGISRYSIDKALEVVYQAADLNIPAVTPFPNISLELKDEKGSEVTNPDNLICRFTSKVKNLNLNIGIITDAALDPFTNHGHDGILRNGIIVNDESVKQIVKGAVIQAQAGADIIAPSDMMDGRIGAIRKALDANGFQNVGIISYAAKYASAFYGPYRQAIGTEGLLQGDKKTYYIDPANTEDAMREAKLDIEEGADMLMVKPGMPYLDIVWRMKSTFHMPVSVYQVSGEYVMIKNITENRFIDENSAMLESLIAFKRAGADNIFTYFALKAARLLYQEDR